In one window of uncultured Campylobacter sp. DNA:
- the folK gene encoding 2-amino-4-hydroxy-6-hydroxymethyldihydropteridine diphosphokinase produces the protein MRVAGSRHFSKCLFFPKVFDFKPGFKNSVILGLGGNIGDVKKRFNRLHFKLSRDSRFHVVENSALLINEAFGFKEQADFTNAVMLVQTSLAARQILKITANLERRFGRARSFKNAPRTLDIDILYFSGRNRNDARLLLPHPGARSRASVILPLGTMRRVYACGIRIC, from the coding sequence ATGAGGGTAGCGGGATCGAGGCACTTTAGCAAATGCCTCTTTTTCCCGAAGGTTTTTGATTTTAAACCGGGCTTTAAAAATAGCGTTATTTTGGGGCTCGGCGGCAATATCGGCGACGTGAAAAAGCGTTTTAATCGGCTGCATTTTAAACTCAGCCGAGACAGCAGGTTTCACGTCGTCGAAAACTCGGCCCTCCTCATCAACGAGGCGTTTGGGTTTAAGGAGCAGGCTGATTTCACAAACGCCGTAATGCTAGTGCAAACGAGCCTTGCCGCGAGGCAAATTTTAAAAATAACGGCAAATTTAGAGAGGCGTTTTGGGCGCGCGCGAAGCTTTAAAAACGCGCCTAGAACGCTTGATATAGACATTTTGTATTTTAGCGGACGAAACAGAAACGATGCGCGGCTATTACTGCCGCATCCCGGCGCAAGAAGCAGAGCCAGCGTGATTTTGCCGCTTGGAACGATGAGGCGCGTTTATGCTTGCGGGATTAGAATTTGCTAA
- the aroQ gene encoding type II 3-dehydroquinate dehydratase has translation METKSKLMVIQGPNINMLGTRETDVYGSMKMEDIHGQMKLFAEQNDIEIEFFQSNLEGELVDKIQECYGDSDGIIINPAAYTHTSIAIRDALSAVGIPAIEVHISNIHRREEFRQKSLIAPVTAGQIVGFGPVGYHLAMIGMLQIFEQIKSVRASEKAE, from the coding sequence ATGGAAACAAAATCAAAACTAATGGTCATCCAAGGCCCGAATATCAACATGCTGGGTACGCGAGAGACCGACGTCTACGGCTCGATGAAGATGGAGGATATCCACGGGCAGATGAAGCTTTTTGCCGAGCAAAACGATATAGAAATCGAATTTTTTCAGAGCAATTTAGAGGGCGAACTCGTAGATAAAATCCAAGAGTGCTACGGCGATAGCGACGGTATCATCATAAATCCCGCCGCTTATACGCATACTTCTATCGCGATTCGCGACGCGCTTTCGGCCGTCGGAATACCGGCTATAGAGGTGCATATCAGCAACATACATCGTCGCGAAGAATTCCGCCAAAAAAGCCTCATCGCGCCCGTAACTGCTGGGCAAATCGTCGGTTTCGGACCGGTAGGCTATCATTTGGCGATGATAGGAATGTTGCAAATTTTCGAACAAATTAAATCCGTAAGGGCTAGCGAGAAAGCCGAGTAA
- a CDS encoding M24 family metallopeptidase encodes MKNFILKDENAVFHECGYSCDNAIFLSLAGRKFFLTDARYSIEARELCKDTEVIEVERNLIKDARLFLRKMGVKELVYNPYDFSAGEWGALSKGLGVRFKARANFSQISRIVKSEDEIKILKRAAQLGAQRFDEFAAFVRANDEGMSEEELFFNAELIFKKKGELALSFSPIVAINENAAKAHALPSKKRLREGDLLLLDAGVKFNRYCSDRTRTACFDENFNFGKEQNFKNAKRQEIYEIVKEAQALAIAAVMPGKKAREIDAAARDFIARQGYGEAFFHSTGHGVGVDIHELPFISKRGDTVLKEGMVFSVEPGIYLPGEFGVRIEDVVVVRENGAEIL; translated from the coding sequence TTGAAAAATTTTATCCTAAAGGACGAAAACGCCGTATTTCACGAGTGCGGATACAGTTGCGACAACGCGATATTTTTAAGTCTTGCTGGGCGCAAATTTTTTCTCACCGATGCGCGTTATAGCATCGAGGCGCGCGAGCTTTGCAAAGACACCGAAGTTATCGAGGTCGAGCGAAATTTGATAAAAGACGCGCGGCTGTTTTTGCGAAAAATGGGCGTAAAGGAGCTTGTTTATAACCCGTACGATTTTAGCGCGGGCGAGTGGGGGGCGCTTAGCAAGGGGCTTGGGGTAAGATTTAAGGCGCGGGCGAATTTTTCGCAAATTTCGCGCATAGTAAAATCAGAGGATGAGATAAAAATTTTAAAACGCGCGGCGCAGCTAGGCGCCCAAAGATTTGACGAATTTGCCGCGTTCGTGCGCGCTAACGACGAAGGGATGAGCGAAGAGGAGCTGTTTTTTAACGCCGAGCTTATTTTTAAGAAAAAGGGCGAGCTCGCGCTTAGCTTTTCGCCTATCGTCGCGATCAACGAAAATGCCGCCAAGGCGCACGCTCTGCCGAGCAAAAAGCGGCTGAGAGAGGGCGACTTGCTCCTGCTTGACGCGGGGGTTAAATTTAATCGCTACTGCTCGGATAGGACGCGTACGGCGTGCTTTGACGAAAATTTTAACTTCGGCAAAGAGCAAAATTTTAAAAATGCCAAACGCCAAGAAATTTACGAGATCGTAAAAGAGGCTCAGGCTCTTGCTATCGCGGCGGTTATGCCCGGCAAAAAGGCGCGCGAGATCGATGCGGCGGCTAGGGATTTTATCGCGAGACAGGGCTACGGCGAAGCGTTTTTTCACAGCACCGGACACGGCGTCGGAGTCGATATCCACGAGCTTCCGTTTATCTCAAAGCGCGGAGATACCGTGCTAAAAGAGGGGATGGTCTTTAGCGTGGAGCCTGGGATCTATCTGCCCGGCGAATTTGGCGTGCGCATCGAGGACGTCGTAGTCGTGCGCGAAAACGGGGCTGAAATTTTATGA
- a CDS encoding metal-dependent hydrolase: MIIVKPKFTMLCDENFTVLEDAAVAFDEHIQAVGEAQELRKRYEGAQFFEYPDAVLAPAFINPHVHLEFSANKTSLVYGDFLEWLSSVIASRGALSQAANEDVIASAIKTMQRSGVASFGAVSSFGGDLDACANCGGRVVFFNEILGTNEAALEQNLANFTARFEASQKRKSPLFTPAVSVHSPYSTHPDLAAAALNLARERELVVSTHFMESEHEKSWLEGGSGGFKEWLGKFNPAARPLYTPSSFVVMFAGVRTLFTHCVWTDDFSGFDPELHSLTHCAVSNRLLSKRTLNLRAALDAGASINIGTDGLSSNISLNFLDELRANLLIHADFDPLELAKILLLSSTKNAAKALNLDAGEIKEGKLADLALYGGFADAGAAQLPLMLILHAKGCERLFVGGAEVNLKANLAAI; this comes from the coding sequence ATGATCATCGTTAAACCGAAATTTACAATGCTATGCGACGAAAATTTTACCGTTTTAGAGGATGCGGCGGTCGCTTTTGATGAGCATATCCAGGCGGTCGGAGAGGCCCAGGAACTACGCAAAAGATACGAGGGTGCGCAGTTTTTCGAGTATCCTGACGCCGTTTTGGCGCCGGCATTCATCAACCCGCACGTGCATCTGGAGTTTAGCGCGAACAAAACCAGCCTCGTTTACGGCGATTTTTTAGAGTGGCTAAGCTCCGTTATCGCCTCTCGCGGCGCGCTCTCGCAGGCGGCAAACGAGGACGTCATCGCCTCCGCGATAAAAACCATGCAGCGTAGCGGCGTAGCTAGCTTCGGAGCGGTTTCTAGCTTTGGCGGGGATTTGGACGCGTGCGCAAACTGCGGCGGCAGGGTCGTTTTTTTTAACGAAATTTTAGGCACGAACGAAGCAGCGCTCGAGCAAAATTTGGCAAATTTCACCGCCCGCTTTGAAGCGTCGCAAAAGCGCAAAAGCCCGCTTTTTACGCCTGCGGTTTCGGTGCATTCGCCCTACTCCACGCATCCTGATTTGGCCGCTGCGGCGCTAAATTTAGCCCGCGAGCGGGAGCTGGTCGTCTCGACGCATTTTATGGAGAGCGAGCATGAAAAAAGCTGGCTAGAAGGCGGCTCAGGTGGCTTTAAAGAGTGGCTGGGCAAATTTAACCCCGCCGCGCGCCCACTATATACGCCAAGCTCGTTTGTAGTGATGTTTGCTGGCGTTCGCACGCTCTTTACGCACTGCGTTTGGACGGATGATTTTTCGGGCTTTGACCCGGAGCTTCACAGCCTCACACACTGCGCGGTTTCAAACAGGCTGCTTAGCAAACGCACGCTAAATTTACGCGCCGCTCTGGACGCGGGAGCGAGTATAAACATCGGCACGGACGGACTTAGTTCAAATATAAGCCTAAATTTCCTTGACGAACTGCGGGCAAATTTGCTTATTCACGCGGATTTTGATCCGCTTGAACTAGCTAAAATCTTGCTTCTATCATCGACAAAAAACGCGGCAAAGGCACTAAATTTGGATGCAGGCGAGATAAAAGAGGGCAAGCTAGCCGACCTCGCTCTCTATGGCGGTTTTGCAGACGCTGGCGCGGCGCAGCTACCGCTCATGCTCATTTTACACGCCAAAGGCTGCGAACGGCTATTTGTCGGCGGTGCGGAGGTAAATTTAAAAGCAAATTTAGCGGCGATTTAA
- the sppA gene encoding signal peptide peptidase SppA: MGFLRFIFMPIAAIFRFINTYFKAMLFLLIVFLIFFSGKGENVNPPNLTQINLSGAIMDAGEALEKIEAARKDGDIKGVLLYIDSPGGALAPSVELHTAVKNLRAAKPVVAYAGGSMTSGSYYAGAGANKILANPGAFIGSIGVIMQGADASELAAKIGVSQQIVKAGEYKEAGTFLRPWSKIEREQLQELVNASYEMFVSDVAADRNLDANKSKEWANARVFLARDAAKLGLIDEVSDYYSARAELEKLSSVAEPVWAKPSVYEKAMQKFINQGTNSLISAFFETKAR; the protein is encoded by the coding sequence ATGGGATTTTTAAGGTTTATTTTCATGCCGATCGCGGCGATTTTTAGGTTTATAAACACCTATTTTAAAGCGATGCTGTTTTTACTCATCGTGTTTTTGATATTTTTTAGCGGCAAAGGCGAAAACGTAAATCCGCCCAACCTAACCCAGATAAATCTATCGGGCGCAATCATGGACGCAGGCGAAGCGCTAGAAAAGATCGAGGCCGCGCGCAAGGACGGCGACATCAAGGGCGTGCTGCTTTATATCGATAGCCCGGGCGGCGCGCTGGCGCCTAGCGTCGAGCTACACACGGCGGTCAAAAATCTACGCGCCGCAAAGCCCGTGGTCGCGTATGCGGGCGGGTCGATGACTAGCGGTAGCTACTACGCGGGTGCGGGCGCAAACAAAATTTTGGCAAATCCTGGCGCGTTTATCGGATCGATCGGCGTGATAATGCAAGGCGCGGATGCTAGCGAGCTAGCGGCTAAAATAGGCGTCTCGCAGCAAATCGTAAAAGCGGGCGAGTATAAAGAGGCGGGGACGTTTCTGCGCCCGTGGAGCAAGATCGAGCGCGAGCAGCTACAAGAGCTCGTAAACGCCAGCTACGAGATGTTCGTAAGCGACGTGGCGGCCGATAGAAATCTAGACGCAAACAAAAGCAAAGAGTGGGCCAACGCGCGGGTATTTCTGGCCCGCGACGCCGCAAAACTCGGGCTCATCGACGAGGTGAGCGATTATTATTCCGCGCGCGCCGAGCTAGAAAAGCTAAGCAGCGTGGCCGAGCCCGTCTGGGCAAAGCCGTCCGTCTACGAAAAAGCGATGCAAAAATTTATAAATCAAGGCACAAACTCGCTAATCTCGGCGTTTTTTGAAACTAAGGCAAGATAA